In the Mauremys mutica isolate MM-2020 ecotype Southern chromosome 13, ASM2049712v1, whole genome shotgun sequence genome, one interval contains:
- the LOC123347223 gene encoding olfactory receptor 10A4-like yields the protein MEGNLSTVTEFIFLGFSDLQHLQLLLFILVLLIYLIILIGNSLIVAVTVTDQMLQSPMYFFLRNLSVLEICYTSVIIPKTLSNLLSERQTISFLGCATQMYFFLLFGNSECCLLAVMSYDRYVAICNPMRYSLIMSRKVTIRLASVVWIAGNVVAFEQTVTIFMLSFHGSNKIEHFFCDVIPVLKLASTDTSLNDVINAMLTVVFIIFPFVLIITSYVCILSTILKMRSAEGRHKAFSTCSSHLITVTLFFGSCFITYMRPSSSGSVDTNRAISLLYTIITPMFNPIIYSLRNKEVKEALRKLVGRSRTS from the coding sequence ATGGAGGGAAACTTAAGTACAGTGACTGAGTTTATCTTTCTGGGCTTCTCGGACCTCCAGCATCTGCAGCTCCTTCTCTTTATCCTGGTCTTACTCATCTACCTCATCATCCTGATAGGAAATAGCCTCATCGTTGCTGTCACGGTGACTGACCAGATGCTCCAAagccccatgtatttcttcctcaggaACTTGTCAGTCCTGGAGATCTGCTACACCTCGGTCATCATCCCAAAGACCTTGTCCAACCTCCTGTCAGAGCGTCAGACCATCTCCTTCCTTGGCTGTGCAACCCAGATgtatttcttcctcctctttggCAACTCGGAGTGCTGCCTGCTGGCTGTAATGTCCTACGACCGATATGTCGCCATATGCAACCCCATGCGTTACTCACTCATCATGAGCAGAAAAGTCACCATTAGATTGGCATCTGTGGTGTGGATTGCAGGCAATGTGGTGGCATTTGAGCAAACGGTCACTATATTCATGTTATCCTTCCATGGGTCAAATAAAATCGAGCACTTTTTTTGCGATGTTATTCCGGTGCTTAAGCTGGCAAGTACAGACACATCCCTGAATGATGTTATCAATGCCATGCTCACTGTAGTGTTCATAATATTCCCCTTTGTCCTGATCATCACCTCCTACGTCTGCATCCTCTCCACCATCCTGAAGATGCGCTCAGCTGAGGGGAGACACAAAgctttctccacctgctcctcgcACCTCATCACAGTCACCTTGTTCTTTGGCAGCTGCTTTATCACCTACATGAGGCCCAGTTCCAGTGGTTCTGTGGACACCAACCGAGCAATCTCCTTGCTGTACACGATCATTACTCCAATGTTCAACCCAATCATATACAGTCTGAGGAACAAAGAAGTCAAGGAGGCTCTGAGGAAACTTGTGGGCAGAAGTAGGACTTCTTAG